The Raphanus sativus cultivar WK10039 chromosome 2, ASM80110v3, whole genome shotgun sequence genome includes a region encoding these proteins:
- the LOC108831465 gene encoding uncharacterized protein LOC108831465: MALNRSPTRDRLLQWGVITDGSCLLCNTSPESRSHLYFECSFSWTVWQDFHQRLQFTSPRTWEEVMEELMNFTGSRALKTLLMLTWQATIYVLWVERNCRLHRQVYRSANSLSTDIDRTIRRKIASIRQDAPQLSSDMLCQWFSANLS, encoded by the coding sequence ATGGCGCTAAATAGATCACCAACTCGTGATCGACTCCTCCAGTGGGGCGTTATCACTGATGGCTCTTGTCTCCTCTGCAACACTTCCCCTGAATCAAGATCTCATCTCTATTTTGAGTGTAGCTTCTCATGGACTGTCTGGCAGGACTTCCATCAGAGACTCCAATTCACTTCACCACGAACATGGGAGGAAGTGATGGAGGAACTCATGAACTTCACAGGTTCGCGTGCTTTGAAGACTTTGCTCATGCTTACATGGCAAGCAACGATCTATGTTCTGTGGGTGGAGAGGAACTGCAGACTCCATCGGCAAGTATATCGCTCTGCAAACTCTTTGTCTACTGATATTGATCGAACCATCAGAAGAAAGATAGCGAGTATCCGTCAAGACGCACCGCAACTCTCCTCCGACATGCTTTGTCAATGGTTCTCTGCTAATCTCTCTTGA